The Coffea arabica cultivar ET-39 chromosome 1e, Coffea Arabica ET-39 HiFi, whole genome shotgun sequence genome has a window encoding:
- the LOC113702061 gene encoding zinc finger CCCH domain-containing protein 46 isoform X1, with translation MDTYEATKIVLSRIQSLDPENASRITGYILIQDQGEKEMIRLAFSPESLLLSYVNQAKVCLGISSNTCSTPSTPSSPSPFSSNSNPIPSSRPNPFSQTSPRIIIPNNNRFHLGANNTTSSPSSPWSTSSRSSRSAAAAASYAAVVNGGGGASTNTASGSSSPSLSLPFFNNNGSDLSGDEFGNIQVQDQLSFLEESLDPIVSPSGRSDSVLFPYGNCEDSPAHHHHQQLHRRSCSVNDVFLGGDDAGGGGNGGFGWRPCLYFARGFCKNGNSCKFLHGGGDSTSPDSGGGLGPMMVGSPSKIDGIDELLRLRALQQQRFAAAQQLLASGAPPPFAYNKCMNFLNDNQRSAAAALMMGDEFHKFGRCRPDRSEFSAMGLGGSASSASRQIYLTFPADSTFKEEDVSNYFSMFGPVQDVRIPYQQKRMFGFVTFVYPETVKQILAKGNPHFVCDSRVLVKPYKEKGKVPDKKQHQQQQPHLDRGDFSGCLSPSGLESREPYDLPFGARMFYNTQEILLRRKLEQEAELHQALEFQGRRLFNMRFMEKNQGQQLQPGTLQGVSIPSPSQPLSQINQDLILPSDGINLEVPEEVNGNLEAANSPPATTDERVLQEASEALSSGSDSGNKEENTKVEESDTHESLENILPDNLFASPTKSTAELHSSFATPSASADEISPITSSSNYIPMLAPTPTLSMASLKSCYFQMPSH, from the exons ATGGATACTTATGAAGCAACAAAAATAGTGCTGTCGAGGATCCAAAGTTTGGATCCAGAAAACGCTTCAAGAATCACAGGTTATATACTGATACAAGACCAGGGAGAGAAAGAGATGATAAGATTGGCCTTCAGTCCAGAATCCCTTTTGCTCTCTTATGTCAACCAAGCCAAAGTTTGTTTAGGAATTTCGTCAAACACTTGTTCTACACCCTCCACACCTTCCTCTCCTTCCCCTTTTAGCAGCAACAGTAATCCCATCCCAAGTTCTAGGCCCAACCCATTTTCCCAGACATCCCCTAGAAtcattatcccaaataataatAGGTTCCATTTGGGGGCAAACAACACCACCTCTTCACCCTCTTCCCCATGGTCTACTTCTTCGAGAAGCTCTAgatcagcagcagcagcagcgtCTTATGCTGCTGTGGTTAATGGAGGTGGGGGAGCGTCTACTAATACTGCTTCTGGGTCCTCAAGTCCTTCACTCTCTTTGCCCTTTTTCAACAATAATGGTAGTGATTTGAGTGGTGATGAGTTTGGGAACATTCAAGTTCAAGATCAGTTGTCATTTCTTGAGGAATCTTTGGATCCAATTGTTAGCCCCAGTGGAAGGAGTGATTCTGTGCTTTTTCCTTATGGGAATTGCGAGGACAGCCCGGCCCACCATCACCACCAGCAGTTACATAGGAGGAGCTGTTCTGTTAATGATGTTTTTCTTGGTGGTGATGACGCTGGAGGTGGTGGAAATGGTGGGTTTGGTTGGAGACCATGTTTGTATTTTGCAAGAGGCTTTTGCAAGAATGGCAACAGTTGCAAGTTCCTGCATGGTGGTGGTGATTCTACTTCACCTGATAGTGGTGGTGGTCTTGGGCCTATGATGGTGGGGTCTCCAAGCAAGATTGATGGCATTGATGAGTTGCTTAGACTCAGGGCCCTTCAGCAGCAGAGGTTTGCTGCTGCTCAGCAGCTACTGGCATCTGGGGCGCCTCCCCCTTTTGCTTACAACAAGTGCATGAACTTCTTGAACGATAATCAGAG ATCGGCTGCCGCTGCATTGATGATGGGTGATGAATTCCACAAATTTGGTCGGTGTCGACCAGATAGGAGTGAATTTTCGGCAATGGGATTGGGAGGAAGTGCTAGTTCAGCTTCCCGACAGATTTACTTGACTTTTCCTGCTGATAGTACATTCAAGGAAGAGGATGTTTCTAATTACTTTAG CATGTTTGGGCCAGTGCAAGATGTTAGAATCCCGTATCAACAAAAAAGGATGTTTGGATTTGTTACATTTGTCTACCCGGAGACTGTGAAGCAGATCTTGGCCAAAGGAAATCCACATTTTGTGTGTGATTCGCGAGTGCTTGTCAAGCCCtacaaagaaaaaggaaaagtccCCGACAA GAAGCAGCATCAACAGCAACAGCCGCATCTGGATAGAGGAGATTTTTCTGGGTGTTTGAGTCCTTCAGGACTCGAGTCTAGGGAACCTTATGACCTTCCCTTCG GTGCAAGGATGTTTTATAATACACAAGAAATACTGTTGAGGAGAAAGCTAGAGCAGGAGGCAGAATTGCATCAAGCGCTCGAGTTTCAGGGAAGAAGGCTGTTTAATATGAGATTTATGGAAAAGAATCAGGGTCAACAATTGCAGCCTGGCACATTGCAAGGTGTTTCCATCCCTTCTCCAAGTCAGCCTCTGTCTCAAATCAATCAAGATCTCATTCTTCCATCTGATGGCATCAATTTAGAAGTTCCAGAAG AGGTTAATGGTAACCTAGAAGCTGCTAACTCTCCTCCAGCTACAACTGATGAGCGGGTGCTTCAGGAAGCATCTGAAGCTCTCAGCAGCGGTAGTGACTCTGGTAACAAAGAAGAGAACACCAAGGTTGAAGAATCTGATACACATGAAAG CTTGGAGAACATTCTTCCTGATAACCTCTTTGCTTCTCCGACTAAATCAACTGCTGAACTCCACTCCTCATTTGCTACACCTTCAGCTAGTGCTGATGAAATTTCCCCAATAACATCATCTTCTAACTACATCCCAATGCTGGCCCCAACTCCTACCCTTAGCATGGCTTCTCTTAAATCATGTTACTTCCAAATGCCAAG CCACTGA
- the LOC113702061 gene encoding zinc finger CCCH domain-containing protein 46 isoform X2 has protein sequence MDTYEATKIVLSRIQSLDPENASRITGYILIQDQGEKEMIRLAFSPESLLLSYVNQAKVCLGISSNTCSTPSTPSSPSPFSSNSNPIPSSRPNPFSQTSPRIIIPNNNRFHLGANNTTSSPSSPWSTSSRSSRSAAAAASYAAVVNGGGGASTNTASGSSSPSLSLPFFNNNGSDLSGDEFGNIQVQDQLSFLEESLDPIVSPSGRSDSVLFPYGNCEDSPAHHHHQQLHRRSCSVNDVFLGGDDAGGGGNGGFGWRPCLYFARGFCKNGNSCKFLHGGGDSTSPDSGGGLGPMMVGSPSKIDGIDELLRLRALQQQRFAAAQQLLASGAPPPFAYNKCMNFLNDNQRSAAAALMMGDEFHKFGRCRPDRSEFSAMGLGGSASSASRQIYLTFPADSTFKEEDVSNYFSMFGPVQDVRIPYQQKRMFGFVTFVYPETVKQILAKGNPHFVCDSRVLVKPYKEKGKVPDKKQHQQQQPHLDRGDFSGCLSPSGLESREPYDLPFGARMFYNTQEILLRRKLEQEAELHQALEFQGRRLFNMRFMEKNQGQQLQPGTLQGVSIPSPSQPLSQINQDLILPSDGINLEVPEEVNGNLEAANSPPATTDERVLQEASEALSSGSDSGNKEENTKVEESDTHERFSSGQEATEI, from the exons ATGGATACTTATGAAGCAACAAAAATAGTGCTGTCGAGGATCCAAAGTTTGGATCCAGAAAACGCTTCAAGAATCACAGGTTATATACTGATACAAGACCAGGGAGAGAAAGAGATGATAAGATTGGCCTTCAGTCCAGAATCCCTTTTGCTCTCTTATGTCAACCAAGCCAAAGTTTGTTTAGGAATTTCGTCAAACACTTGTTCTACACCCTCCACACCTTCCTCTCCTTCCCCTTTTAGCAGCAACAGTAATCCCATCCCAAGTTCTAGGCCCAACCCATTTTCCCAGACATCCCCTAGAAtcattatcccaaataataatAGGTTCCATTTGGGGGCAAACAACACCACCTCTTCACCCTCTTCCCCATGGTCTACTTCTTCGAGAAGCTCTAgatcagcagcagcagcagcgtCTTATGCTGCTGTGGTTAATGGAGGTGGGGGAGCGTCTACTAATACTGCTTCTGGGTCCTCAAGTCCTTCACTCTCTTTGCCCTTTTTCAACAATAATGGTAGTGATTTGAGTGGTGATGAGTTTGGGAACATTCAAGTTCAAGATCAGTTGTCATTTCTTGAGGAATCTTTGGATCCAATTGTTAGCCCCAGTGGAAGGAGTGATTCTGTGCTTTTTCCTTATGGGAATTGCGAGGACAGCCCGGCCCACCATCACCACCAGCAGTTACATAGGAGGAGCTGTTCTGTTAATGATGTTTTTCTTGGTGGTGATGACGCTGGAGGTGGTGGAAATGGTGGGTTTGGTTGGAGACCATGTTTGTATTTTGCAAGAGGCTTTTGCAAGAATGGCAACAGTTGCAAGTTCCTGCATGGTGGTGGTGATTCTACTTCACCTGATAGTGGTGGTGGTCTTGGGCCTATGATGGTGGGGTCTCCAAGCAAGATTGATGGCATTGATGAGTTGCTTAGACTCAGGGCCCTTCAGCAGCAGAGGTTTGCTGCTGCTCAGCAGCTACTGGCATCTGGGGCGCCTCCCCCTTTTGCTTACAACAAGTGCATGAACTTCTTGAACGATAATCAGAG ATCGGCTGCCGCTGCATTGATGATGGGTGATGAATTCCACAAATTTGGTCGGTGTCGACCAGATAGGAGTGAATTTTCGGCAATGGGATTGGGAGGAAGTGCTAGTTCAGCTTCCCGACAGATTTACTTGACTTTTCCTGCTGATAGTACATTCAAGGAAGAGGATGTTTCTAATTACTTTAG CATGTTTGGGCCAGTGCAAGATGTTAGAATCCCGTATCAACAAAAAAGGATGTTTGGATTTGTTACATTTGTCTACCCGGAGACTGTGAAGCAGATCTTGGCCAAAGGAAATCCACATTTTGTGTGTGATTCGCGAGTGCTTGTCAAGCCCtacaaagaaaaaggaaaagtccCCGACAA GAAGCAGCATCAACAGCAACAGCCGCATCTGGATAGAGGAGATTTTTCTGGGTGTTTGAGTCCTTCAGGACTCGAGTCTAGGGAACCTTATGACCTTCCCTTCG GTGCAAGGATGTTTTATAATACACAAGAAATACTGTTGAGGAGAAAGCTAGAGCAGGAGGCAGAATTGCATCAAGCGCTCGAGTTTCAGGGAAGAAGGCTGTTTAATATGAGATTTATGGAAAAGAATCAGGGTCAACAATTGCAGCCTGGCACATTGCAAGGTGTTTCCATCCCTTCTCCAAGTCAGCCTCTGTCTCAAATCAATCAAGATCTCATTCTTCCATCTGATGGCATCAATTTAGAAGTTCCAGAAG AGGTTAATGGTAACCTAGAAGCTGCTAACTCTCCTCCAGCTACAACTGATGAGCGGGTGCTTCAGGAAGCATCTGAAGCTCTCAGCAGCGGTAGTGACTCTGGTAACAAAGAAGAGAACACCAAGGTTGAAGAATCTGATACACATGAAAG GTTTTCATCTGGGCAAGAAGCCACTGAAATTTAG
- the LOC113702061 gene encoding zinc finger CCCH domain-containing protein 46 isoform X3: MDTYEATKIVLSRIQSLDPENASRITGYILIQDQGEKEMIRLAFSPESLLLSYVNQAKVCLGISSNTCSTPSTPSSPSPFSSNSNPIPSSRPNPFSQTSPRIIIPNNNRFHLGANNTTSSPSSPWSTSSRSSRSAAAAASYAAVVNGGGGASTNTASGSSSPSLSLPFFNNNGSDLSGDEFGNIQVQDQLSFLEESLDPIVSPSGRSDSVLFPYGNCEDSPAHHHHQQLHRRSCSVNDVFLGGDDAGGGGNGGFGWRPCLYFARGFCKNGNSCKFLHGGGDSTSPDSGGGLGPMMVGSPSKIDGIDELLRLRALQQQRFAAAQQLLASGAPPPFAYNKCMNFLNDNQRSAAAALMMGDEFHKFGRCRPDRSEFSAMGLGGSASSASRQIYLTFPADSTFKEEDVSNYFSMFGPVQDVRIPYQQKRMFGFVTFVYPETVKQILAKGNPHFVCDSRVLVKPYKEKGKVPDKKQHQQQQPHLDRGDFSGCLSPSGLESREPYDLPFGARMFYNTQEILLRRKLEQEAELHQALEFQGRRLFNMRFMEKNQGQQLQPGTLQGVSIPSPSQPLSQINQDLILPSDGINLEVPEEVNGNLEAANSPPATTDERVLQEASEALSSGSDSGNKEENTKVEESDTHESLENILPDNLFASPTKSTAELHSSFATPSASADEISPITSSSNYIPMLAPTPTLSMASLKSCYFQMPRFSSGQEATEI; the protein is encoded by the exons ATGGATACTTATGAAGCAACAAAAATAGTGCTGTCGAGGATCCAAAGTTTGGATCCAGAAAACGCTTCAAGAATCACAGGTTATATACTGATACAAGACCAGGGAGAGAAAGAGATGATAAGATTGGCCTTCAGTCCAGAATCCCTTTTGCTCTCTTATGTCAACCAAGCCAAAGTTTGTTTAGGAATTTCGTCAAACACTTGTTCTACACCCTCCACACCTTCCTCTCCTTCCCCTTTTAGCAGCAACAGTAATCCCATCCCAAGTTCTAGGCCCAACCCATTTTCCCAGACATCCCCTAGAAtcattatcccaaataataatAGGTTCCATTTGGGGGCAAACAACACCACCTCTTCACCCTCTTCCCCATGGTCTACTTCTTCGAGAAGCTCTAgatcagcagcagcagcagcgtCTTATGCTGCTGTGGTTAATGGAGGTGGGGGAGCGTCTACTAATACTGCTTCTGGGTCCTCAAGTCCTTCACTCTCTTTGCCCTTTTTCAACAATAATGGTAGTGATTTGAGTGGTGATGAGTTTGGGAACATTCAAGTTCAAGATCAGTTGTCATTTCTTGAGGAATCTTTGGATCCAATTGTTAGCCCCAGTGGAAGGAGTGATTCTGTGCTTTTTCCTTATGGGAATTGCGAGGACAGCCCGGCCCACCATCACCACCAGCAGTTACATAGGAGGAGCTGTTCTGTTAATGATGTTTTTCTTGGTGGTGATGACGCTGGAGGTGGTGGAAATGGTGGGTTTGGTTGGAGACCATGTTTGTATTTTGCAAGAGGCTTTTGCAAGAATGGCAACAGTTGCAAGTTCCTGCATGGTGGTGGTGATTCTACTTCACCTGATAGTGGTGGTGGTCTTGGGCCTATGATGGTGGGGTCTCCAAGCAAGATTGATGGCATTGATGAGTTGCTTAGACTCAGGGCCCTTCAGCAGCAGAGGTTTGCTGCTGCTCAGCAGCTACTGGCATCTGGGGCGCCTCCCCCTTTTGCTTACAACAAGTGCATGAACTTCTTGAACGATAATCAGAG ATCGGCTGCCGCTGCATTGATGATGGGTGATGAATTCCACAAATTTGGTCGGTGTCGACCAGATAGGAGTGAATTTTCGGCAATGGGATTGGGAGGAAGTGCTAGTTCAGCTTCCCGACAGATTTACTTGACTTTTCCTGCTGATAGTACATTCAAGGAAGAGGATGTTTCTAATTACTTTAG CATGTTTGGGCCAGTGCAAGATGTTAGAATCCCGTATCAACAAAAAAGGATGTTTGGATTTGTTACATTTGTCTACCCGGAGACTGTGAAGCAGATCTTGGCCAAAGGAAATCCACATTTTGTGTGTGATTCGCGAGTGCTTGTCAAGCCCtacaaagaaaaaggaaaagtccCCGACAA GAAGCAGCATCAACAGCAACAGCCGCATCTGGATAGAGGAGATTTTTCTGGGTGTTTGAGTCCTTCAGGACTCGAGTCTAGGGAACCTTATGACCTTCCCTTCG GTGCAAGGATGTTTTATAATACACAAGAAATACTGTTGAGGAGAAAGCTAGAGCAGGAGGCAGAATTGCATCAAGCGCTCGAGTTTCAGGGAAGAAGGCTGTTTAATATGAGATTTATGGAAAAGAATCAGGGTCAACAATTGCAGCCTGGCACATTGCAAGGTGTTTCCATCCCTTCTCCAAGTCAGCCTCTGTCTCAAATCAATCAAGATCTCATTCTTCCATCTGATGGCATCAATTTAGAAGTTCCAGAAG AGGTTAATGGTAACCTAGAAGCTGCTAACTCTCCTCCAGCTACAACTGATGAGCGGGTGCTTCAGGAAGCATCTGAAGCTCTCAGCAGCGGTAGTGACTCTGGTAACAAAGAAGAGAACACCAAGGTTGAAGAATCTGATACACATGAAAG CTTGGAGAACATTCTTCCTGATAACCTCTTTGCTTCTCCGACTAAATCAACTGCTGAACTCCACTCCTCATTTGCTACACCTTCAGCTAGTGCTGATGAAATTTCCCCAATAACATCATCTTCTAACTACATCCCAATGCTGGCCCCAACTCCTACCCTTAGCATGGCTTCTCTTAAATCATGTTACTTCCAAATGCCAAG GTTTTCATCTGGGCAAGAAGCCACTGAAATTTAG